DNA from Rosa rugosa chromosome 6, drRosRugo1.1, whole genome shotgun sequence:
ctttgttttttttttttttttgaataaattagtttctttgtttttaatatgTATTGATTGCAATTATGTTTGATAAAACAGGGGGATCAAGCATCAATTATTGGAGGGGTGGTTGACTACATCAATGAATTGCAGCAAGTTCTTCAATCACTAGAGGCCAAGAAGCAACGAAAGGCATACAGTGAAGTGTTAAGCCCTAGGCTACCAGTTTCAAGTAGTCCCAGATTACCTTCATCACCACTAGTACTTAGCCCTAGAAAACCCCCAATAAGTCCTTTAGCTAGTCCCAGAATCAGCTGCAGCAGCTTGCCTATTAGTCCAAGAACCCCACAGCCAACCAGCCCTTACAAGCCTCCCAGGACGACGTCGTTACAACAGTTGCAACAACCAGTATACCTCTCTAGTCCAACCATAACTGCAGCTAGCTCATCACTTGAACCATCTCCTTCAAATTCGTCTACTACTAATTTTCCCTCCGTTAATCATGTTATTGACAATCTCAATGAGCTTTTTGCCAATTCTAAGTCCGCCATTGCCCATGTGGAAGTGAAGTTTTCAGGTGCAAATGTTCTTTTAAACACGGTGTCTCCTCGGATACCAGGACAAGCTCTCAAAATCATTTCGGCTCTCGAAGATCTTTCCCTCGAGATTCTCCACGTCGAAATAAAGACGGAAGACAAAAAGTTGCTTAATTCCTTCACCATCAAGGTACTTATGTTAACCAATTGTTTTTATCACGTACTTTCTTTAGAAAACAGATTTCTGATGCTGAGAGAAAATTATAGAAAACTACTTCATCTTTAACCACTTAACATGCAGTACCTAAAATGAACATATttgtgatttaattttttttgtaattatttaTCGATCATAGTGGCTCGATATACAGTGCATGTTTTAAAACTCTGTATAATACATCACAAACTGGTACACGTTTTGTTTGTGTCAGACACTCAGTACCTTCAACATATCTAGAAAAGAGTTCATCGTTTAATATACTGGTAATCAATAATGAAAATGATAGATACATGACACTCGCTCAGTACCTTCAACATATCTAGAAAAGAGTCCATCGTTTAATTTACTGGTAATCAATAGTGAAAATGATAAATACATGCATAGTGGGGACTCATCGTGAACTTCTAGTTTCTCTTCCTTGGTTAATTGGGAGGTACAGTATTAACTGTTTCCTTTTGAAGGTAATATATGATCTATTACTATCTCTGAATGCAGTAACTTCATTCCTCCCAGTTGTAAATAAAATTTGAGTTCTAGACATGCACTGTACTGATAAGGACCGTTGATTTTAAATGCTAGGGTCACTATGAAGTGCTGAAATCTATGTCTGCAGGCATTGATAGCTACTACG
Protein-coding regions in this window:
- the LOC133717729 gene encoding transcription factor SPEECHLESS; translation: MDDHLLSEFFEEHDHCYGGGDASGLAPGDDLFSILESLDAGALMDSFPPPTPCNEFVFSSSKEGGIEVSPELETSPKSSKRVKLSKEASPGGTGSNSDDGQQRMSHITVERNRRKQMNEHLTVLRSLMPCFYVKRGDQASIIGGVVDYINELQQVLQSLEAKKQRKAYSEVLSPRLPVSSSPRLPSSPLVLSPRKPPISPLASPRISCSSLPISPRTPQPTSPYKPPRTTSLQQLQQPVYLSSPTITAASSSLEPSPSNSSTTNFPSVNHVIDNLNELFANSKSAIAHVEVKFSGANVLLNTVSPRIPGQALKIISALEDLSLEILHVEIKTEDKKLLNSFTIKIGIECQLSAEELAHQIQQTFR